A genomic stretch from Euwallacea fornicatus isolate EFF26 chromosome 28, ASM4011564v1, whole genome shotgun sequence includes:
- the LOC136347290 gene encoding uncharacterized protein: protein MNPGSSQESELDRESQDGGFRQPRTKKRGRKPNSTPTTPTTPTSQSKRPALDLTPSKKETTSSNKPTTIQHIYLKYNHTFTIFTTATYIRTQFAIKWDEINKRHKDIIIKQEENFLIETNEEEKAAEALQLLVNRKTVVSFKVQHNNATTLQKPTQDRRILASYSVVATGVDLDITDEMFANHLKGLNLQISFCKRIVSRQRGLPTLMMRLITGKLKTYEKLMNDRGVHFLGRVFRIVESKPPAPIPAPCGRCSQFDHRTEDCRTPTKCSKCQGPHSTASCESTLPVRCTSCHAEDHAAWSMKCPNRPTAPINGIPNVKIKCLNRRTAEVSKAITENSRIHMPITTHDHIINKYKHQINKTSNTNREELLKKLRKQFIDDFGIDTSVVFFGNHTYILMIDLLLPSRSSHTEPYHDQLRQTITNVENSI, encoded by the coding sequence ATGAACCCCGGCAGCTCCCAAGAATCCGAGTTGGATCGAGAATCCCAGGATGGCGGTTTTCGCCAACCgcgaacaaaaaaaagaggCAGGAAGCCTAACTCTACTCCCACTACACCAACAACCCCGACAAGCCAATCCAAACGGCCAGCACTTGATTTAACACCAAGCAAGAAAGAAACAACGTCGTCTAACAAACCAACAACAATAcaacatatatatttaaaatacaatcACACATTCACTATCTTTACAACCGCCACATATATCAGAACACAATTTGCTATTAAATGGGATGAAATCAATAAAAGACACAAAGATATAATCATTAAACAAGAGGAAAATTTCCTAATTGAAACAAATGAGGAAGAGAAAGCCGCTGAAGCATTGCAGCTACTAGTCAATCGTAAAACAGTGGTATCCTTCAAGGTGCAACACAATAACGCAACAACACTACAAAAACCAACTCAAGATCGACGAATATTAGCGTCATATTCAGTCGTGGCAACAGGAGTCGATCTGGACATAACAGATGAAATGTTTGCAAACCATCTGAAAGGACTGAATCTCCAAATTAGTTTCTGCAAACGGATCGTTTCGAGACAACGAGGACTGCCAACACTCATGATGCGGCTGATTACAGGAAAACTAAAAACATACGAGAAGTTAATGAACGACCGAGGCGTGCACTTCTTGGGAAGAGTGTTCCGGATAGTGGAGAGCAAACCACCAGCACCCATCCCCGCCCCATGCGGACGTTGCAGCCAGTTCGACCATCGCACAGAAGACTGCAGAACACCCACAAAATGCAGTAAATGCCAAGGACCACACTCGACTGCGTCCTGCGAGTCAACTCTTCCGGTGAGGTGCACCTCATGCCACGCCGAGGACCATGCTGCCTGGAGCATGAAATGCCCGAACAGGCCCACAGCCCCCATCAACGGTATACCAAatgtaaaaatcaaatgtctGAACAGGAGAACGGCCGAGGTGTCAAAAGCCATAACCGAAAACAGTAGAATTCACATGCCAATCACCACCCACGATCacattattaacaaatataaacaccaaataaataaaacaagcaACACCAATAGAGAAGAACTGTTAAAAAAGCTCCGTAAACAATTTATAGATGATTTTGGCATTGACACCTCGGTTGTCTTCTTTGGTAACCATACATACATTTTGATGATTGATTTGCTCTTGCCTAGTCGAAGCTCCCACACAGAACCTTATCATGACCAACTAAGACAAACAATTACGAACGTAGAAAAttcaatctaa